The bacterium DNA segment AGCGTGTAGACATTGTCTGCTTGAGACGGATCGAGCAATACTTTCATATTCAGGCCGCCGTACAGAGAGAACGTGCTGAAACGATTACCTACCATACCTGAAAAATCCAATCCGCTGCCGGCATCTGAATTGGAGAATCCGCCTCCGCGCACCGTAAGGCCTACTGCACCGGGGCCGTCATAGAATACCTGGTATTCTACGCTGCCGCCGAAATACGTTTCGCCGCGGTTAAATCCGAGATCGCCGTTGAGTTCAAATCGCGGCGCCAGTCCGTAGCGAACATGGCCGAGCACGCCGAAGGATTTCGGGCCTTTCAAATAATTCTGTGCTTCCGCGCCGATCAGAAACGCGCCTTGTTTCATCACCGCCGCCGGCCCGAAGTAACCGCCGGAACCCGCCTGGCCTCCGTCGCCTGCAAATACATTAACCTGTAAAACCGCAGCTGCAAAAAAAGCGAAACATAACTGTTTCATCGGTTTCTCCTTTAGTTAAATGATACTCAATGTGGTATATTTGTTTTTTAAGCTGGCGATTCAACATAACAAATAATCGTTTTTTTTGCAAATGATATTCATGAAAAGACCTGAGGCGGCTTCCGAAAAAGACCTTGAAAATAAGGCAATTTATCGCGAATATTTCTTTCACAAAATGAGGAATGAAATTGCCTGTGATTCGTTTTTTTCTGGCCGCGACGGTACTGGTGAGTTCCTGTACGTCGGAAGATGTTCGTAAATCAAATTTTGTAACCGAGGGTTTTCGGTACACGATGATACAGCAGAGCGCCGGCCCGAACGTGATTCACATTTTTGAGATCGACCTGAAAAACCCGCTGCTGGAAATCGACGCATTCAAGGCGGGCCATAATATACGTACGACCAGTTTGCTTTCCCAGATCGTCGAAGCGCCCGGACAGGAAAATGTCATCGGCGCGGTTAACGGCGATTTTTTTTCCAAGGAAGGCTATCCGTCCGGTGCGCAGGTGCATGACGGACAAATTCTCAAAAACGCAGCCGATGCATGGTACGCGCTCGGGATCACCAGTAAGAACCAATATTTTATAGAACCGATTTCTTTCAGAGGAACGCTGATCATCAATTCCTTTACGAATCTGGCCATTGACGGATTTAATAAACCGCGCCAGGCAAATGAATCTGTTTTGTACAATAATTTTTTTGGTTCGCAAACCAACACCAACGTGTACGGCGCGGAAGTAACCCTTAAAGCGAAATTTTCCGGCAAAAGCGTCGGCGACACGGTTCGCGGCATTGTTCTGGCGGTGGACAGCGTGTCGGGAAATAATCCGCTGACCGATTCGACGGTCGTACTTTCCGTTCACGGAGAAGACAAGATCAAACTGGTGCGGCGGATGTTCGCAGGACAGATCCTGGAAATTGTGATTCGCGCCGATCTGCGCGAGGACAAAATTCGCACGGCTATAGGCGGATTTCCTTTTCTCGTTAATAATAAAAAAAATCTCATCACGGATAATCCTGAGGCCACGTCTGATTTTTATATTAAACGCTCCGCGCGCACGGCCGTGGGTATCGCCGATTCGGTTCAAAAACTATACATTGTTTGCGTCGACGGCAATCAAACCAATTACAGTTCCGGTATGACGCTGAACGAACTGGCGGACTGGATGATCGGATTGG contains these protein-coding regions:
- a CDS encoding phosphodiester glycosidase family protein — translated: MKLPVIRFFLAATVLVSSCTSEDVRKSNFVTEGFRYTMIQQSAGPNVIHIFEIDLKNPLLEIDAFKAGHNIRTTSLLSQIVEAPGQENVIGAVNGDFFSKEGYPSGAQVHDGQILKNAADAWYALGITSKNQYFIEPISFRGTLIINSFTNLAIDGFNKPRQANESVLYNNFFGSQTNTNVYGAEVTLKAKFSGKSVGDTVRGIVLAVDSVSGNNPLTDSTVVLSVHGEDKIKLVRRMFAGQILEIVIRADLREDKIRTAIGGFPFLVNNKKNLITDNPEATSDFYIKRSARTAVGIADSVQKLYIVCVDGNQTNYSSGMTLNELADWMIGLGCDRALNLDGGGSTTMIVRGQLVNRPSDGAERPISNALLIRQIQRP